A single window of Gemmatimonadaceae bacterium DNA harbors:
- a CDS encoding PilN domain-containing protein, whose protein sequence is ALPILLAAAEAAQEAAAADAAGALAAQARLLRADRESALLQRANADAAHPGAPSLVIARLGALLPPSAFVQHLEWDGRQWKIDGSAIDAAGLVPRLDAVPVFEQVRSLAPSTRFLDGGTPRSSFSIGFAVRGGARDSTAAPGGTRGQR, encoded by the coding sequence ACGCTCTTCCGATCTTGCTGGCAGCCGCGGAAGCGGCGCAGGAAGCCGCGGCGGCCGACGCCGCGGGCGCCCTCGCAGCGCAGGCGCGATTGCTGCGCGCGGATCGGGAAAGCGCGCTGCTGCAGCGCGCGAATGCCGATGCCGCCCACCCGGGTGCGCCGTCGCTGGTCATCGCCCGACTCGGAGCGCTGCTGCCGCCGTCCGCGTTCGTGCAGCATCTCGAGTGGGATGGACGCCAATGGAAGATCGACGGCAGCGCGATCGATGCGGCGGGGCTCGTGCCACGCCTCGATGCCGTGCCGGTGTTCGAGCAGGTGCGCTCGCTGGCGCCGAGTACGCGATTCCTCGATGGCGGTACACCACGCAGTTCGTTCTCGATCGGCTTCGCGGTGCGCGGCGGGGCGCGGGATTCCACCGCGGCACCGGGAGGGACGCGTGGCCAACGGTAA
- a CDS encoding GspE/PulE family protein: MIDARTLRAAAAGPLALRFPPRWLEEHAVLPLAVRDGVVEVAADGALSPHVQDALERELDAAVQVVPVPPGDVRAALLAAPRTATADALAPLLTGDAVESLDDLRALASREPVVQVVNAMLAEAMRAGASDVHLETRPDTLRVRMRLDGVLHDAQQLGPEFRAAVISRLKVLAGLDIAERRLPQDGRARVRVGERELDVRVSTLPALHGESVVLRLLDGGGDAQPQTLDGLGFPAALLTPLRSLVQRSAGLVLVTGPTGSGKTTTLYAALRERSTPGVKVVTVEDPVEYRLDGIVQLPVNVRAGFGFADALRAILRHDPDVILVGEMRDAETAEIAVRAALTGHLVLSTVHTTDAVGALARLRDMGVPPYLLAATLQGVMAQRLVRCVCARCAVPQPLTAAEQALFDGAAQVPDTIRRGTGCDSCAGTGYRGRAAIAELLVMTEALREALTHGAPVGTLRELARAAGAASLLDDGRRAVRKGVTTAAEVTRVLGEERW, encoded by the coding sequence ATGATCGACGCGCGCACCTTGCGAGCGGCCGCGGCGGGGCCGCTGGCGCTGCGCTTTCCGCCCCGCTGGCTGGAGGAGCACGCGGTGCTGCCGCTCGCCGTGCGTGATGGCGTGGTGGAGGTCGCCGCCGATGGCGCGCTCTCGCCCCATGTCCAGGACGCGCTCGAGCGCGAGCTGGATGCCGCCGTCCAGGTGGTGCCGGTGCCGCCGGGCGATGTGCGCGCCGCCCTGCTGGCCGCTCCGCGTACGGCGACGGCCGACGCGCTGGCGCCGTTGCTCACCGGCGATGCCGTGGAGAGCCTCGACGATCTGCGCGCGCTCGCGAGTCGCGAACCGGTCGTCCAGGTGGTGAACGCCATGCTCGCCGAGGCGATGCGGGCGGGGGCGAGCGATGTGCATCTGGAAACGCGCCCCGACACGCTCCGCGTGCGTATGCGCTTGGACGGCGTGTTGCACGATGCCCAGCAGCTGGGCCCGGAGTTCCGCGCCGCCGTGATCTCGCGGCTCAAGGTGCTGGCCGGGCTGGATATCGCCGAACGACGCCTGCCGCAGGACGGTCGCGCGCGAGTGCGCGTGGGGGAGCGCGAGCTCGATGTGCGCGTGAGCACGCTGCCCGCGCTCCACGGCGAGAGCGTCGTGCTCCGCCTCCTCGATGGCGGCGGCGATGCGCAGCCCCAGACGCTCGACGGCCTGGGGTTCCCCGCCGCCCTGCTCACCCCCCTGCGCTCCCTGGTCCAGCGCAGCGCGGGACTTGTCCTGGTGACCGGCCCCACCGGCTCCGGCAAGACGACCACGCTCTACGCCGCGCTGCGCGAGCGCAGCACGCCGGGCGTGAAGGTGGTGACGGTGGAAGATCCGGTCGAGTACCGCCTCGACGGCATCGTGCAGCTGCCGGTGAATGTCCGCGCCGGCTTTGGCTTCGCCGACGCGTTGCGCGCCATTCTCCGTCACGACCCGGACGTGATTCTCGTGGGCGAAATGCGCGACGCCGAGACCGCCGAAATTGCGGTGCGCGCGGCCCTGACGGGACACCTCGTTCTGAGCACCGTGCACACCACCGACGCGGTCGGCGCGTTGGCTCGGCTGCGGGACATGGGCGTGCCGCCCTACCTGCTCGCGGCGACGCTGCAGGGGGTCATGGCACAGCGACTGGTACGCTGTGTCTGCGCGCGCTGTGCCGTGCCGCAGCCACTGACGGCTGCCGAGCAGGCGCTCTTTGACGGCGCCGCTCAGGTCCCCGACACCATCCGGCGCGGCACCGGCTGCGACAGCTGCGCCGGCACCGGATATCGGGGGCGCGCCGCGATCGCCGAGTTGCTCGTCATGACCGAGGCGCTGCGCGAGGCGCTGACGCACGGGGCACCCGTTGGCACGCTGCGTGAGCTGGCGCGGGCGGCCGGCGCCGCCTCGCTGCTCGACGACGGACGGCGCGCCGTGCGCAAGGGTGTCACGACCGCGGCCGAAGTGACGCGCGTCCTGGGTGAGGAGCGCTGGTGA
- a CDS encoding type II secretion system F family protein, which produces MTTRAPEPRWRYRASDASGREARGDIAAENAEAAVAALQARALWVIDLEPVAGAPMRPTAGSKVAGSNLAGSEAAGATGGSGTRSFAHVVTTAWARLAGRDLEELAVTTRAAATLLAAGVPLDRALGHAVDSDAGASSSARWGPAFAALRDRVRRGESLAAAADAVPELPATFGPAFAAAEATGALPATFARLADHLERQQRTMQALRAALVYPTLLAVASVTGTLVILLVVVPRFAALLADSGMPLPWATRLLVASGALLARGGWLLLAALVLGGVAAWRFVQTPAGAARWHAWRLNLPVIGPLERARDAARYLDSLALALANGVPVLSAMRLARRGVRNQALAAALAPAEPAVRDGASLSQAIGACLPPLARRLLEAGEGAGALAAMAQRAAVAADGAVQRRIAQLVAIIEPFLILVFGGIVGFVALALLQAIYGLNAGQL; this is translated from the coding sequence GTGACCACGCGCGCACCGGAGCCGCGCTGGCGCTATCGGGCGAGTGATGCGAGCGGCCGTGAAGCGCGCGGAGATATCGCCGCTGAGAACGCCGAAGCCGCCGTAGCCGCGCTGCAGGCGCGCGCACTGTGGGTCATCGATCTCGAGCCGGTCGCCGGTGCACCGATGAGGCCGACTGCGGGTTCGAAGGTCGCGGGTTCGAATCTCGCGGGTTCGGAGGCCGCGGGGGCGACTGGCGGTTCGGGCACGCGATCCTTCGCGCATGTGGTGACCACCGCCTGGGCGCGCCTCGCGGGCCGCGATCTCGAAGAGCTCGCCGTCACGACGCGCGCGGCGGCCACGCTGCTGGCCGCCGGCGTCCCGCTGGATCGCGCGCTGGGCCACGCCGTGGATTCGGACGCGGGCGCCTCCTCGTCAGCGCGCTGGGGGCCCGCCTTTGCCGCGCTGCGCGACCGGGTGCGGCGTGGCGAGTCGCTCGCGGCGGCGGCCGACGCCGTGCCGGAGCTCCCGGCGACGTTCGGCCCCGCCTTTGCCGCCGCCGAGGCCACGGGCGCCCTCCCGGCGACGTTCGCGCGCCTGGCCGATCACCTCGAGCGCCAGCAACGCACGATGCAGGCGCTGCGCGCCGCGCTCGTCTATCCCACGCTGCTCGCGGTGGCGAGCGTGACCGGCACCCTGGTGATCCTGCTGGTGGTTGTCCCGCGCTTTGCGGCGCTTCTCGCCGACAGCGGCATGCCGCTCCCGTGGGCGACGCGCCTGCTGGTGGCGAGCGGCGCGCTGCTGGCGCGCGGCGGCTGGCTCCTGCTGGCCGCCCTGGTGCTGGGCGGGGTCGCGGCCTGGCGCTTCGTGCAGACGCCCGCCGGCGCGGCCCGCTGGCATGCCTGGCGCCTGAACCTCCCCGTCATCGGGCCGCTCGAGCGGGCGCGTGATGCCGCGCGCTATCTCGACAGTCTCGCGCTCGCGCTCGCCAACGGCGTCCCCGTCCTGAGCGCCATGCGGCTGGCGCGTCGCGGCGTCCGCAACCAGGCGCTCGCGGCCGCCCTCGCGCCGGCGGAACCCGCGGTGCGCGATGGCGCGTCGCTGTCACAGGCGATCGGCGCCTGCCTGCCACCGCTGGCGCGTCGGCTGCTGGAGGCGGGCGAAGGTGCCGGCGCCCTCGCGGCGATGGCGCAGCGCGCCGCGGTAGCCGCGGATGGTGCGGTGCAGCGTCGTATCGCGCAGCTCGTCGCGATCATCGAACCGTTCCTCATTCTGGTATTCGGTGGCATCGTGGGCTTTGTCGCGCTCGCGTTGCTGCAGGCGATTTATGGGCTTAACGCCGGACAACTCTGA
- a CDS encoding DUF1800 domain-containing protein: MDTVTEPVADEVPTTETPRADRRRFLALGTSALGALAALSPTAAVEAQPPKVGSRSKPVTPSRVPGSDVALTWQDPLLRLVRRITFGLNPAEVALARQLGYNGYLEYHLRADQIDDSATEAAIAQRCPMVGMPVATLKTQDGNEAVEQLTDATWYRAAFAKAQLRERMVEFWSDHFNISTNKSGWVKILDDRDVIRPNALGNFFTMLRASSQSAAMLYYLDQYSSRTPTPNQNYAREIMELHTLGVDGGYTQDDVAELSRILTGYSYDGNTYAFSYNRTYHDRNAKTFLGTAFPAMPSTATNAQFKGEADTAITMLLTHPNTARFIATKMARYLLAYDPPTSVIDATAAAYTRTQGDIKTMIRTILTSANLSAAPAKFKRPFHLTVSAMRGLGMDMSTVNNIRSGIKQPADFMGQPLFEWEQPDGFPDRVDWWSGLVVTRWNFMGTMSRLTSTTTARFDLTPFRVLDTAEGVVNQISARLFANEIPATLKLALIAYLKGGTYNETRVRETIALALSSNEFQWF, encoded by the coding sequence ATGGACACCGTGACGGAACCCGTTGCCGACGAAGTGCCCACGACCGAGACCCCTCGCGCCGATCGGCGCCGCTTTCTGGCACTCGGCACGAGCGCGCTGGGAGCGCTGGCGGCGCTGAGTCCGACGGCGGCCGTCGAAGCACAGCCGCCTAAGGTTGGCTCGCGCAGCAAGCCGGTGACGCCGAGTCGCGTGCCGGGCAGCGATGTCGCGCTCACGTGGCAGGATCCCCTGCTCCGCCTCGTTCGCCGCATCACGTTCGGCCTCAATCCGGCCGAAGTCGCGCTCGCGCGCCAGCTCGGGTACAACGGGTATCTCGAGTATCACCTCCGCGCTGACCAGATCGACGACAGCGCCACGGAGGCGGCGATCGCGCAGCGGTGCCCGATGGTCGGCATGCCGGTCGCCACGCTCAAGACGCAGGATGGCAACGAGGCGGTGGAGCAGCTCACCGATGCGACCTGGTACCGCGCCGCGTTCGCGAAGGCGCAGTTGCGTGAGCGCATGGTGGAGTTCTGGAGCGATCACTTCAACATCAGCACGAACAAGTCGGGGTGGGTGAAGATCCTCGACGATCGTGACGTGATCCGCCCCAACGCGCTCGGCAACTTCTTCACGATGCTGCGTGCCTCGTCGCAGAGTGCGGCGATGCTGTACTACCTGGATCAGTACTCCAGCCGCACGCCGACGCCGAATCAGAACTACGCGCGCGAGATCATGGAGCTGCACACGCTGGGCGTGGATGGCGGCTACACGCAGGATGACGTCGCCGAACTGTCGCGCATCCTGACCGGCTACTCGTACGACGGCAACACGTACGCCTTCAGCTATAACCGCACCTACCACGACCGCAACGCGAAGACGTTTCTGGGCACCGCGTTCCCCGCCATGCCGTCGACCGCCACGAACGCGCAGTTCAAGGGCGAGGCGGACACGGCCATCACGATGCTGCTCACTCACCCGAACACGGCGCGCTTCATCGCCACGAAGATGGCGCGCTATCTGCTGGCGTACGATCCGCCGACGAGCGTGATCGATGCGACGGCGGCCGCGTACACGCGGACGCAGGGTGACATCAAGACGATGATCCGCACGATCCTGACGTCGGCGAACCTGTCGGCGGCGCCGGCCAAGTTCAAGCGGCCGTTCCATCTGACCGTGTCGGCGATGCGCGGACTCGGCATGGACATGAGCACGGTGAACAACATCCGCTCCGGCATCAAGCAACCCGCCGACTTCATGGGGCAGCCGCTCTTCGAGTGGGAGCAGCCCGATGGCTTCCCGGATCGCGTGGATTGGTGGAGCGGTCTGGTGGTGACCCGCTGGAACTTCATGGGCACGATGTCGCGCCTCACCAGTACCACCACGGCGCGTTTCGACCTCACGCCGTTCCGTGTGCTCGATACCGCCGAAGGCGTCGTGAACCAGATCAGCGCGCGACTGTTCGCCAACGAGATTCCGGCCACGCTCAAGCTGGCGCTCATCGCGTACCTCAAGGGCGGCACGTACAACGAGACGCGCGTGCGCGAAACGATTGCGCTCGCGCTGTCGTCGAACGAGTTCCAGTGGTTCTAG
- a CDS encoding DUF1501 domain-containing protein: MSHHHDHHGCREYEGLARRDFLTMLGGVGVAAFVPTWLPQVVLAQSANTSRDVIVSIFLSGGCDGLSLVVPFGDPDYYTGRPNIAIARPDAAGTGPKVTALDNFFGFSPGMAPLYPAYQAGNLLVAHATGSVNNSRSHFDAQRYMEVGKPADVTINGGWLGRHLAMTPPAKADAPLRALSYTSGMPVTLSGAPKALPIPNPAGFTIGGSGTTQAARTAFLANNFGIAPDPVQSNALDTARTISLLQSINFNGYQPTNGAVYPGGGFSNALRSTAAMIKADVGLEAAHIFFGGWDTHSTQGPIPGVDGQYMHNLMLQLSQSLAAFHADIIQGNTSTNVTLVVISEFGRNARENGDKGTDHGRGNIAFAMGQKIAGGKVLINTWPGLARENLESGQDLRVTLDHRDILAEIVQNRLGNTNLGAIFPGFTPRFRGVTKA, translated from the coding sequence ATGAGCCATCATCACGACCACCACGGCTGCCGCGAGTACGAAGGGCTGGCCCGCCGTGATTTCCTGACCATGCTGGGCGGTGTCGGCGTCGCCGCCTTTGTGCCGACATGGTTGCCGCAGGTCGTGTTGGCCCAGTCGGCCAACACGTCGCGCGATGTGATCGTGTCGATCTTCCTGAGCGGTGGCTGCGACGGGCTGTCGCTTGTAGTGCCGTTCGGTGACCCGGATTACTACACGGGGCGCCCGAACATTGCCATCGCGCGCCCCGATGCGGCGGGCACGGGGCCCAAGGTCACGGCGCTCGACAACTTCTTCGGCTTCTCGCCCGGGATGGCGCCGCTCTATCCGGCGTATCAGGCGGGCAACCTGCTCGTGGCCCACGCCACCGGCTCAGTGAACAACTCGCGCTCGCACTTCGACGCGCAGCGCTACATGGAGGTCGGCAAGCCGGCCGATGTGACGATCAACGGCGGCTGGCTGGGTCGTCATCTCGCCATGACGCCGCCGGCGAAGGCCGATGCGCCGCTGCGCGCCCTCAGCTACACCTCGGGGATGCCGGTGACGCTCTCGGGCGCCCCGAAGGCGCTACCGATTCCCAACCCTGCGGGCTTCACGATTGGCGGCAGCGGGACGACCCAGGCGGCCCGCACGGCGTTCCTCGCGAACAACTTCGGCATCGCGCCCGATCCGGTGCAGTCGAACGCGCTCGATACCGCGCGCACGATTTCGCTGCTGCAGTCGATCAACTTCAACGGCTATCAGCCGACGAACGGCGCGGTGTATCCGGGCGGCGGCTTCTCGAACGCCCTCCGCAGCACGGCGGCGATGATCAAGGCCGATGTGGGGCTCGAAGCCGCGCACATCTTCTTTGGCGGCTGGGACACACACTCCACGCAGGGGCCGATTCCCGGCGTGGACGGGCAGTACATGCACAACCTGATGCTGCAGCTGTCGCAGTCGCTCGCCGCGTTTCACGCCGACATCATCCAGGGGAACACGTCGACGAACGTGACGCTCGTGGTGATCTCCGAGTTCGGCCGCAATGCCCGCGAGAATGGCGACAAGGGCACGGACCACGGTCGCGGCAACATCGCCTTCGCGATGGGGCAGAAGATCGCCGGCGGCAAGGTGCTCATCAACACGTGGCCCGGCCTCGCGCGTGAGAATCTCGAATCGGGGCAGGACCTGCGCGTGACGCTCGACCATCGCGACATTCTCGCCGAGATCGTGCAGAACCGGCTCGGCAACACGAACTTGGGGGCCATCTTCCCGGGCTTCACGCCGCGCTTCCGGGGCGTTACCAAGGCCTAG
- a CDS encoding M20/M25/M40 family metallo-hydrolase, producing MSLSYALRRPRPTRAAAVASRLAGQLAAALLVPAALAAQRGVPRTSPPAPESEVYLVPLVLRGDTVKTGVPLNLTRRAGYDNQPAFARDSRSIFYTATRTAQPGTPGGTQSDIYRLDLSTGLTNPVWHTDPESEYSAFPSLDDKAIHVIRVERDSIQRLWRVPLSGGEPSVLFPDIKPVGYFAQPNDTTFALFVLGTPATLQLAHTTTGRGEVLARDIGRSLHRIPGTNAVSFVQKGATPWKVMRLDPDTKAMTELVALPAGTEDVAWADSTTLLAGSGTTLLAWKRGSGSDATAWQRVADYGFAHLAHITRLAVSGNRQWLAVVADAQPRAAGAAATSAAAKWVDKVDTASVRRHIGILAADSMEGRMTGSPGMEKAARYLEAQYKAAGLAPAGDSGTYRQRIPLRTAQGPNQQPGRTRPAPVESWAQWATLPAEQQLRTQNIAGVLRGSDPVLKDEVVLVTAHYDHIGIGRPVDGDSINNGADDDASGNVALLEIAKALQKGPRPKRTILFISITGEEVGGFGTRWYLQHPILPLEKTVVDLNIEMIANADSLGGGFGKAWLTGYERSELGDLLADNGIPLVADPRPGQSFFTRSDNAAFARIGIPAHSLSSYNLITPYHSPKDEPSVVNVPHMTKVIEATIRAVRLLADGPKPAWHPGGQPEARR from the coding sequence ATGTCTCTCTCGTATGCACTACGCCGGCCGCGCCCGACGCGCGCCGCGGCGGTCGCCTCCCGTCTTGCTGGGCAGCTGGCCGCCGCGCTGCTCGTCCCCGCCGCCCTCGCCGCCCAGCGCGGCGTTCCGCGCACCTCGCCACCGGCGCCCGAGAGCGAGGTCTATCTCGTCCCGCTGGTCCTGCGTGGTGACACCGTCAAGACGGGGGTGCCGCTCAACCTCACGCGTCGCGCGGGCTATGACAATCAGCCCGCGTTCGCGCGCGACAGCCGCTCGATCTTCTACACCGCCACCCGCACGGCGCAGCCTGGTACGCCGGGGGGGACGCAGAGCGACATCTATCGCCTCGACCTCTCGACCGGTCTGACCAACCCGGTGTGGCACACCGATCCCGAGAGCGAGTACTCGGCGTTCCCGTCGCTCGACGACAAGGCGATTCACGTGATCCGGGTGGAGCGCGACTCCATCCAGCGCCTGTGGCGCGTCCCGCTCAGTGGCGGCGAGCCGTCGGTGCTGTTTCCGGACATCAAGCCCGTGGGGTACTTCGCGCAGCCCAACGACACCACCTTCGCGCTCTTCGTGCTTGGCACGCCCGCCACGCTGCAGCTCGCGCACACCACGACCGGCCGCGGGGAGGTGCTCGCGCGCGACATTGGCCGCTCCCTGCATCGCATTCCCGGTACGAACGCCGTGAGCTTCGTGCAGAAGGGGGCGACGCCGTGGAAGGTCATGCGCCTCGATCCGGACACCAAGGCGATGACCGAACTCGTCGCCCTGCCGGCCGGCACCGAAGATGTGGCCTGGGCCGACAGCACCACGTTGCTCGCCGGTAGCGGCACCACGCTGCTCGCGTGGAAGCGGGGGAGCGGTAGCGACGCGACGGCGTGGCAGAGGGTCGCCGACTACGGCTTTGCGCATCTCGCGCACATCACGCGTCTGGCCGTGAGCGGCAATCGCCAGTGGCTGGCGGTGGTCGCTGATGCGCAGCCGCGCGCCGCGGGGGCGGCGGCCACGAGTGCGGCCGCCAAGTGGGTCGACAAGGTCGACACCGCAAGCGTCCGTCGCCACATCGGCATTCTCGCCGCCGACTCCATGGAAGGGCGCATGACCGGCTCGCCGGGCATGGAGAAGGCCGCACGTTATCTCGAGGCGCAGTACAAGGCGGCGGGGCTCGCGCCCGCGGGGGATTCGGGCACCTATCGGCAGCGGATTCCGTTGCGCACCGCGCAGGGGCCCAATCAGCAGCCCGGTCGCACGCGCCCGGCGCCAGTCGAGAGCTGGGCGCAGTGGGCCACACTGCCAGCCGAGCAGCAGCTGCGCACGCAGAACATCGCCGGGGTGCTCCGCGGGAGTGACCCCGTGCTCAAGGACGAGGTGGTGCTCGTGACGGCGCACTACGATCACATCGGGATCGGCCGCCCCGTCGATGGCGACTCCATCAACAATGGCGCCGACGATGATGCGAGCGGCAATGTGGCGCTCCTCGAAATCGCCAAGGCGTTGCAGAAGGGCCCGCGCCCCAAGCGCACCATTCTGTTCATCTCCATCACCGGCGAAGAAGTGGGCGGCTTCGGCACCCGCTGGTATCTGCAGCACCCCATCCTGCCGCTCGAGAAGACGGTGGTCGATCTCAACATCGAGATGATCGCCAACGCCGATTCCCTCGGTGGCGGCTTCGGCAAGGCCTGGCTCACCGGCTATGAGCGCTCCGAACTCGGCGACCTCCTCGCCGACAACGGCATCCCGCTCGTGGCCGATCCACGTCCTGGGCAGAGCTTCTTCACGCGCAGCGACAACGCCGCGTTCGCACGCATCGGCATCCCGGCGCACTCGCTGTCGAGCTACAACCTCATCACGCCGTACCATTCGCCCAAGGACGAACCGTCGGTGGTGAACGTGCCGCACATGACCAAGGTCATCGAAGCGACGATCCGCGCCGTGCGGCTGCTCGCCGACGGCCCCAAGCCAGCGTGGCACCCGGGCGGTCAGCCCGAAGCGCGGCGGTAA
- a CDS encoding Ig-like domain-containing protein, translating to MLRILVTAVALLLVSACSDHPTRPVLPANPRLASLAVQPVTLALAVGAERPLTVQGRDSTGAPLASVKVTWRSDAPGIATVDTNGVVRAVAPGTARITASAGGIGGALSAISTVAVTPAVSPLMQWQLIRAGLTDEAFLAAWDDGAGTAYAGGPNGTLLKSTNDGAWQLIPLNTTETIVGIWGASPTDLWLVGSGGLILRGNGTTFTRVTPPLSGGTWLEVWGLSANEVYITGDQGRILRWNGSSLDVMASGAADELWGIWGANSSTLFAVGNNGTILRYDGTSWRRLATPDNTPLFDVWGTSAGNVFAVGVGGTVLRYDGITWTRMPTPNAANLFAIRGRAFNDIYAVGNNGTTWWFDGATWRALSIGNGQNLRALALRADGSAKLAGWFGTVVGLRGLGTGVAATTEISDPSLLGVYGSGTGPYFAVGFGGTVLRRTAAGSWVPEPVPPGNDLFSISGNGPTDIVAVGDTGTILRYDGTTWRKDAPPTTRLLRAAWSGGGQHILAGEQGLILRSNGAGWTPQASGTTRFLRAVWGTDPTNVFVVGDSGTVLRFDGGRWTPMAVPTTRRLRAIWGTGANDVFAVGDSGTTLRFDGLTWQQLPAVTTRDLRALWGRGPTDVYAVGDSGTVLRYDGSGFVAQTNPLNRILYALFSLPGGNGVIAVGERARVWEGRP from the coding sequence ATGCTGCGAATCCTGGTGACCGCCGTGGCGCTCCTGCTGGTGAGCGCCTGCTCCGACCACCCGACCAGGCCGGTCCTGCCGGCCAATCCGCGGCTCGCCTCGCTGGCCGTGCAACCGGTCACGCTGGCGCTGGCCGTCGGCGCGGAACGTCCGCTGACGGTTCAGGGGCGTGATTCGACGGGCGCGCCGCTCGCGAGTGTGAAGGTGACCTGGCGCTCCGATGCGCCGGGCATTGCCACCGTGGACACCAACGGGGTGGTGCGCGCCGTCGCGCCCGGCACCGCGCGCATCACGGCGAGTGCGGGCGGCATCGGCGGCGCACTCTCGGCCATCAGCACCGTCGCGGTCACGCCGGCGGTCTCGCCGCTCATGCAATGGCAGCTGATACGCGCGGGGCTGACGGATGAAGCGTTTCTGGCCGCATGGGATGATGGCGCGGGCACCGCCTACGCCGGCGGACCGAACGGCACGTTGCTCAAGTCCACGAATGACGGCGCGTGGCAGCTCATCCCGCTCAACACAACGGAAACGATCGTCGGGATCTGGGGCGCCTCGCCGACCGATCTCTGGCTCGTGGGGTCGGGGGGGCTCATTCTGCGCGGGAATGGTACCACGTTCACGCGCGTGACCCCTCCCCTCAGCGGCGGTACCTGGCTCGAAGTGTGGGGGCTCTCCGCGAACGAGGTGTACATCACCGGCGATCAGGGGCGCATCCTGCGCTGGAACGGCAGCTCGCTCGACGTGATGGCGAGTGGCGCCGCCGATGAGCTCTGGGGCATCTGGGGCGCCAACAGCAGCACGCTCTTCGCCGTGGGCAACAACGGCACGATCCTGCGTTACGATGGGACATCGTGGCGGCGGCTCGCGACGCCCGACAACACGCCGCTCTTTGACGTGTGGGGGACGAGTGCGGGCAATGTGTTCGCCGTGGGCGTGGGCGGCACGGTGCTGCGCTACGATGGCATCACGTGGACCCGCATGCCCACGCCGAATGCGGCGAATCTGTTTGCCATTCGCGGGCGCGCGTTCAACGACATCTACGCCGTGGGCAACAACGGCACGACGTGGTGGTTCGACGGCGCCACGTGGCGCGCCCTGTCGATCGGCAACGGCCAGAACCTGCGCGCGCTCGCGCTGCGCGCCGACGGGTCGGCCAAGCTCGCCGGCTGGTTCGGCACCGTGGTGGGACTGCGTGGCCTCGGTACGGGCGTTGCGGCCACGACCGAGATCAGTGACCCGTCATTGCTCGGCGTGTACGGCAGCGGGACCGGGCCGTACTTCGCCGTGGGCTTCGGCGGCACGGTCCTGCGACGCACCGCCGCCGGAAGTTGGGTGCCGGAGCCGGTGCCACCGGGGAATGACCTGTTCTCCATCAGCGGCAACGGCCCGACCGACATCGTGGCGGTGGGGGATACCGGGACGATTCTGCGCTACGATGGCACCACGTGGCGCAAGGACGCGCCGCCAACGACGCGCCTCCTGCGGGCGGCATGGAGCGGCGGCGGACAGCACATCCTGGCCGGCGAACAGGGGCTGATCCTCCGCTCGAATGGCGCCGGCTGGACCCCGCAGGCGAGCGGCACGACGCGGTTTCTGCGCGCCGTTTGGGGCACCGATCCGACCAACGTGTTTGTCGTCGGCGACTCGGGCACCGTGCTGCGCTTCGACGGCGGCCGGTGGACCCCAATGGCGGTGCCCACGACGCGCCGGCTGCGCGCCATCTGGGGCACGGGGGCGAATGACGTCTTCGCGGTGGGCGACTCGGGCACCACGCTGCGCTTCGATGGGCTCACCTGGCAGCAGCTGCCGGCGGTGACGACGCGCGACCTGCGGGCGCTCTGGGGGCGCGGGCCCACCGACGTGTACGCGGTGGGCGACAGCGGCACCGTGCTGCGCTATGACGGCAGCGGGTTTGTGGCGCAGACGAATCCGCTCAATCGGATTCTCTACGCGTTGTTCTCGCTCCCGGGTGGCAATGGGGTGATTGCGGTGGGGGAGCGGGCGCGGGTTTGGGAGGGGAGGCCTTGA
- a CDS encoding putative metal-dependent hydrolase codes for MTTDELLRFPLGRFLRQDTYTASERADHIDRLASQPARLAAAVSGFVDRDWDSPYRPGGWTVRQLVHHVADSHVNAYIRVKLGLTEGEPTIKPYDQDAWVTLADSTLSPLVSLTLLDATHTRLVAVLHSMAPADFARTIYHPENGVMTLDQVAAMYAWHGDHHIKQLENYRANR; via the coding sequence ATGACCACCGACGAGCTGCTGCGCTTCCCCCTCGGCCGCTTTCTGCGCCAAGACACATACACGGCCAGCGAACGGGCCGATCACATCGACCGGCTCGCCAGCCAGCCCGCGCGCCTCGCCGCTGCCGTCTCCGGCTTCGTTGATCGCGACTGGGACAGCCCCTATCGCCCGGGCGGCTGGACGGTTCGCCAGCTCGTGCATCACGTCGCCGACAGCCACGTCAACGCCTACATCCGCGTGAAGCTCGGCCTCACCGAAGGCGAGCCGACGATCAAGCCGTACGATCAGGACGCCTGGGTGACACTCGCCGACAGTACGCTGTCACCCCTGGTGTCACTCACCCTGCTCGACGCCACGCACACGCGCCTCGTCGCCGTCCTGCACAGCATGGCCCCCGCCGATTTCGCGCGCACGATCTATCACCCCGAAAACGGTGTGATGACGCTCGATCAGGTCGCCGCGATGTACGCCTGGCACGGCGATCACCACATCAAGCAGCTGGAAAACTACCGCGCCAACCGCTAA